GAGGGCAAGTTCGGTGGCTGCACGTGCATCCCCACTGTTCGCTCGACCCTCGGTGGCGGCGATGCGACGCGTGACCGTATCGAGGTCTGCCATGGCGAGCTCCAGCCCGATAGTAATTCGATCACGTTCAGGATCTGGTGTGCCGTCAACGTGAATGATGTTTGGGTCAACAAAATCTCGAACCACTTCTACTATAGCGTCCACTTCACGAATGTGTGCCAAGAATTTATTACCGAGGCCCTCGCCTTTGTGCGCGCCAGCCACTAGCCCCGCAATATCAACAAATTCAATCGCCGTTGGAATAATTTTTACCGATTTTGAAACAACAGCCAGGGCTTCAAGTCGCTCATCGGGCACAGCCACCACGCCCACGTTCGGCTCAATGGTGGCAAAGGGATAATTTTCAATAACGACCTGTTTTTTTGTAAGCGCCTTAAAGAGCGTCGATTTCCCGACGTTTGGTAGACCAACGATGCCAACTTGAAGTGCCATAGAATAGGTAGTGTTGCGCACTATACCCGGTTTCGTGTAGATTTGCCAGCAAGCTTGGGTACATTCAAAGATACTCATGAGGAGGAATCGTGAAGAAAGCAAGAGTTACGGTTGGTTTCTCGTGTGCTCTCGAGGTCGTTTGCCGCGGCATCGAGACTGGCGCCGCGGGCAGCAAATTGAACGGTGTCATTGAGCTCGAGCTTGGTGGTACTTCATTCAACGTTGCGGTCGCCTTGAGTCAGGCTGGTTTTTCACCACACTTGGTGGCGACCATTGGCGGACACGACGAGTTCGCGCCTATCGTGCGGCAGAAGCTGAAGGCGACAGGCATCGAAGCAAGTTTGTTTCCGGTTCGTAAACGGACACCGGTTTCACTCCTGCTTCCAGAGAAGAAGTGGCTCCTGACCGATCGTCGTGGCATGGACCGGCCGTTACGAGCAGCAGAACTTGAGGAGCTTCATCGGCATGCGGCCCCGACCCGTGTCGTGACCGGACTGCTGCCTGATGCAGATGAGGTCAAAATCGCACGAGCATTATTCCGGCATCAAACGCCGGATCGTCGGCTCAACATTCTCAACCCGCGTGCGTCGCTCGTTGTCAGTGACCTCTTCGACCTCTTGTTGCCGCAGATCAACTGGCTGGTGTTGAACAGGGAGGAATCCGAATTCTTCTTCGGGCTCGGCAGTCGAGTGGATCAGTTCTTGCACCGCCACAATACGGTGCTCGTGGTGACGAGAGATACGGAGGGGGCACAAGTACTCACGGGCGGCGCTCGATATCGAATTCCGGCGTATCCGG
This genomic window from Patescibacteria group bacterium contains:
- a CDS encoding carbohydrate kinase family protein — translated: MKKARVTVGFSCALEVVCRGIETGAAGSKLNGVIELELGGTSFNVAVALSQAGFSPHLVATIGGHDEFAPIVRQKLKATGIEASLFPVRKRTPVSLLLPEKKWLLTDRRGMDRPLRAAELEELHRHAAPTRVVTGLLPDADEVKIARALFRHQTPDRRLNILNPRASLVVSDLFDLLLPQINWLVLNREESEFFFGLGSRVDQFLHRHNTVLVVTRDTEGAQVLTGGARYRIPAYPDIAVVQETGAGDCFLGYFLASYLQKMPWQMCLKRAVVAAGLKVSRPGSASAPERHEVDVCVAGWHEEVAVDSVT